Genomic segment of Myxosarcina sp. GI1:
CAGATTTTAATTCTTCCAGAGCTTTTAGTAAGCTAGTGATTTGATAGCTGTCTGAGCCATCTGTTTCTGAAGTTGTATCTGGATGTCCATGTTCATTATTAATTAAACGGATATGTAAATCTTCTGACTTTTTTTGTTTCTTACTTTTTTCTCTAATTATATTAAAAGCAACACGATTCAAATAAGCTGGCATATTCTGGATAGATTCTCCAGATTCAATCTTTTTACGGACACGAAGATAAGAATCTAATAAAATATCACTTTCTTGTAGCTGTCCGTCTAGCTTAAACTGACGAAGACTACGCTTGATAAAGAAAAATATCTTGCGTGTACTTTCATCCCACTCCTCTGAGAGAGTGTCATTGACTATCTTAGCCAATAACTCAAGCTGTTCTTGTTTGTTGTTAGGTGTTAATGGTGGGTTAGTCATATACATTCTCTCCTCTAATTAGATGTGTCCAGTCGCTGGGAAAATGTGACACTTTGCGACTAAAAAGTTTTGTTTTATGGAATTTGGTGTAGGAAAGCTTCCCAGCTAACATAGCTAGAAAGCTTGTATTTAAAGGAGTTGAGGTTTGACTAACTACTGTTTCTATCTTTTTTATTATCCAGTTTCGATCCCTGAAGCATTACGGGAACTAATACTTTGATTATCTCTGCTACAGCCAGCAGCAAAATAGAAATAGATATAATAATAGCTGCTGCACCACCTCCATACTTTAATAGTAGTGATAGGTCTGGCTGTTCCAATACAGGTAAGCCTTGAGTGGGAACAGTCTGGATAATGGCTTGTTCTTGTTCTGGCATAGTATTTTTCTTAATTTATTAGTAACGAAGGTATTTAAAACCCAAAAACAAACACGAAGCAGAAATTGACCCTCGCAGATTGCAAAGATGAATAATAAATATTCAATTTAAGTCAATAGTTAGCTTGTTTTTGCTTGTTAGAGTTGGCTTTTTATCCCCTTCTATATAGATGTGGTAATAATTAATATTGATGTGACAGGTTAAATAAAAATACTTTTTTAATACAAAGTGTGATACGAGGCAGAAGAACTATAAGGCGTTTAGTTAAACTAAGTCAGAGGGGTAACTCTCTGACTTAGTTTAACCGAACCCCTAACTTGCTCTAATTTTTATCAAAAGGTATTCAACGACAATTAAAAAGTCTGGTTAGCGATCGCTAT
This window contains:
- a CDS encoding RNA polymerase sigma factor, which produces MTNPPLTPNNKQEQLELLAKIVNDTLSEEWDESTRKIFFFIKRSLRQFKLDGQLQESDILLDSYLRVRKKIESGESIQNMPAYLNRVAFNIIREKSKKQKKSEDLHIRLINNEHGHPDTTSETDGSDSYQITSLLKALEELKSEDFELIQLRIVKGLSWNEISDYLNSSQDNENQKKLSTRTLRKRGERALKRLREAYFSVEEIYILGAGVK